In Geotalea uraniireducens, one genomic interval encodes:
- a CDS encoding sensor histidine kinase, with the protein MTAMLTEKAHNSWLAFVPGLFLLSLLFCAPFTAAGASPPLVLHATTASAPLAGHIDILEDKAGQLTIKEVSAPAAAALFKPDPRPVPHFGYTSAVYWVRFTIDNEAVAEKRWLLELNFPLANYLDFYAPATGSGFERMQAGAMRPMSIRKFQHRNPVFPVFIDGSGQTFYLRIDARGRTLLPLTLWTPEAFARMDSRRNMVHGCYFGAMMVMFVYNLFVFLSLRDKNYLFYIIDIFCFALFVFFSNGFLIEFISGDTPLINTYAPLNVAFGLFAGLLFSRNFLDTARNAPFIDRIFKILLWVAFLSIPAFFVVPPDFWKRAIAVVTGGASIFGLTAGVICFRRRYHPARYFVAARSFRMLGIGSFVFGANNLLATSLLTNFGLQIGSILEVLLTSFALADRISIMRREREEEMFERSRLEHEIVHISEDERRRISHDLHDGLCQQLTAARLRFSVLKRKQLAVDGAQPELTRIATLLDDAVNHAYSLSRGLWPVELDPVGAIPSLQELARRLSESSGIPIEFSRKQRCENCTSRHIIQLHRIAQEAITNALKHAQAGLIQVDFDCCGRGVVLEVRDNGIGRGIAADSPGGLGTGIMHHRARIIDGDLRILDVAGGGTAVVCRAACDVIKE; encoded by the coding sequence ATGACGGCCATGTTGACGGAAAAGGCACATAATTCATGGCTGGCGTTTGTGCCGGGTCTTTTCCTGTTGTCTCTCCTTTTCTGCGCCCCCTTTACAGCCGCAGGGGCCTCACCGCCGCTCGTTCTCCATGCCACTACCGCTTCAGCCCCGCTGGCCGGTCATATCGACATTCTGGAAGACAAAGCCGGACAATTGACGATCAAGGAGGTAAGCGCTCCCGCTGCGGCCGCGCTGTTCAAACCTGATCCCCGGCCTGTCCCGCACTTCGGCTATACCTCAGCTGTCTACTGGGTCAGGTTCACCATCGACAACGAGGCGGTCGCGGAAAAACGGTGGCTGCTGGAGCTGAATTTCCCGCTCGCGAATTACCTCGATTTTTACGCCCCGGCCACAGGTAGCGGCTTCGAACGCATGCAGGCTGGCGCCATGCGGCCGATGAGCATCCGGAAGTTTCAGCACCGCAATCCCGTCTTTCCCGTTTTTATCGATGGCTCCGGCCAAACCTTCTATTTACGGATTGACGCCAGGGGGCGGACATTACTGCCGTTAACGCTTTGGACTCCCGAGGCCTTTGCCCGCATGGACAGCCGCAGGAATATGGTGCATGGCTGCTATTTCGGGGCCATGATGGTGATGTTCGTCTACAACCTGTTTGTTTTTCTATCCCTGCGCGACAAGAACTATCTGTTCTATATCATCGATATCTTTTGTTTTGCCCTGTTCGTCTTCTTCTCAAATGGTTTTCTGATCGAATTCATCAGCGGCGATACTCCGTTGATCAACACCTACGCTCCTTTGAATGTTGCGTTCGGGCTTTTTGCCGGCCTCTTATTCAGCCGCAACTTTCTGGATACCGCTCGCAATGCCCCCTTCATAGACCGCATTTTCAAGATATTGCTCTGGGTGGCTTTTCTGTCCATACCCGCATTTTTTGTCGTTCCTCCGGATTTCTGGAAACGCGCCATAGCTGTTGTTACGGGCGGCGCATCCATCTTCGGCCTGACTGCCGGGGTGATCTGTTTCCGCAGGAGGTATCATCCGGCCCGCTATTTTGTGGCCGCCCGCAGCTTCCGTATGCTGGGTATAGGCTCTTTTGTCTTTGGCGCAAATAATCTGCTTGCCACGAGCCTGCTGACCAACTTTGGCTTGCAGATCGGCTCGATTCTTGAGGTGCTGCTTACCTCCTTCGCCCTGGCCGACCGTATCAGTATCATGCGGCGGGAACGGGAAGAGGAGATGTTCGAACGAAGCAGGCTTGAGCATGAAATCGTCCATATCAGTGAGGATGAGCGCAGACGCATCAGCCATGACCTGCACGACGGCTTGTGTCAACAGTTGACAGCGGCGCGACTCAGGTTTTCGGTGCTCAAGCGCAAACAGCTGGCAGTGGATGGGGCCCAGCCCGAACTGACCCGGATAGCGACGCTGCTGGATGATGCGGTGAATCACGCCTATAGTCTGTCACGCGGACTCTGGCCGGTTGAGCTTGATCCGGTCGGTGCAATCCCCTCGCTGCAGGAACTGGCGCGCCGGTTGTCGGAGTCGAGTGGCATACCGATCGAGTTCAGCCGGAAACAGCGCTGTGAAAACTGTACCAGCAGGCATATCATCCAGCTGCACAGGATTGCCCAGGAGGCGATTACCAATGCTCTCAAGCATGCCCAGGCCGGCTTGATTCAGGTTGACTTCGATTGTTGCGGCAGGGGTGTGGTGTTGGAAGTGCGGGATAACGGGATCGGGCGAGGCATTGCCGCAGATTCTCCGGGTGGCCTTGGTACCGGGATCATGCATCACCGGGCACGGATCATCGATGGTGACCTGCGGATTCTCGATGTCGCAGGGGGCGGTACCGCCGTTGTCTGCCGGGCAGCGTGCGACGTGATAAAGGAGTAG
- a CDS encoding transposase — MPRTARIDIPGVLYHVIVRGIERRDIYTDDEDRHAFVDRLSSLLEKTGTSCLAWALIPNHFHLLLRTSEVKLSTFMRRLLTGYAVVFNLRHNRSGHLFQNRYKSIVCQEDSYLLELVRYIHLNPLRAHVVASLDSLHTYHWSGHAVIIGKGEMKGQDVGSVLALFGTSRAKAVGGYRTFIADGIGQGARPELIGRVIGRDGSVGPADSRVLGDTGFVEGIRVQHAVESQVQDRIPVAVIAENAAAVHSVPVRALSAGGRREAVVRARSMTSFLALEEGHSVTEIARYLGMSRNGVVAAARRHVEQPNSSVNEKSAT; from the coding sequence ATGCCACGAACAGCGCGAATTGACATACCTGGAGTGCTTTACCATGTCATTGTCAGAGGCATCGAGCGCCGCGATATCTACACGGATGACGAGGACAGACATGCCTTCGTTGACCGGCTGTCATCGCTGCTCGAAAAAACGGGCACATCCTGTCTTGCATGGGCACTCATTCCGAATCACTTTCACCTGCTGCTTCGCACGTCAGAGGTAAAGCTTTCTACGTTTATGCGTCGGTTGCTGACCGGTTACGCCGTCGTCTTCAACCTCCGACACAATCGAAGCGGGCATCTCTTCCAGAATCGGTACAAGTCGATCGTCTGCCAGGAAGATTCCTACCTTCTGGAGCTCGTTCGGTACATTCATCTCAATCCTTTGCGAGCTCACGTCGTTGCCAGCCTCGACTCGCTTCACACGTATCACTGGTCCGGCCATGCAGTCATCATCGGGAAAGGGGAGATGAAGGGACAAGACGTAGGTTCAGTTCTCGCACTATTCGGGACATCACGAGCAAAAGCGGTTGGTGGCTACCGAACTTTCATTGCCGATGGGATTGGCCAGGGGGCTCGACCCGAGTTGATTGGGCGTGTCATAGGCCGGGATGGCTCGGTGGGTCCAGCCGATTCGCGAGTACTTGGAGATACAGGCTTTGTTGAAGGGATTCGTGTGCAGCATGCAGTAGAGAGCCAAGTCCAAGACCGAATTCCTGTTGCCGTCATTGCTGAGAATGCTGCCGCCGTTCATTCAGTTCCGGTTCGCGCACTATCAGCAGGAGGACGGCGGGAGGCAGTGGTGAGAGCGCGCTCAATGACAAGTTTCCTGGCTTTGGAGGAGGGGCATTCTGTTACCGAGATCGCGCGATATCTTGGAATGTCGCGCAACGGTGTGGTGGCTGCGGCAAGACGACACGTCGAACAGCCAAATTCATCCGTCAACGAAAAATCAGCTACTTAA